AGGTGTATATAAGGCGCATGACTGGCTAGCATTAACTGCCAAGAGCCCACACAAATAAATGTAGCGGCTCCCATGCGCGTTGCTCCCAAACGTTGATGAGAGGCTAAGGAGCCTGTGTTAAATGCTGAAATTCGACATAAGGTCCACTTAACCCCTTGTTGAGCCAGATACTCGTTAACCGTTTGCCAAAGTTTAGGAAAAGTAAAACCAAGCCGGGCAGTGGGCGTAATGTAAACATCATAATCCCAGGCTGTTTGTTCTGCTGGACGAGGAGCAAATAGACAGCGGACTTCATCTTCTGGGTAGTCAACTTGACTAATCCAGATATAGCCTACAAAGTTACCTTTAAGATAAGCAGCAAAGCACTGGCCTTGCTCAGTAAAGCGACGTTTGATAACTGTCAGTGGCCGAGGGAAGTCGTCAAAAAAATCAGTGTCATTGGCGGTAATGGTTTTAATCTCGATTTGCTTACCACGATTGGGCGGAAGTAATGGTGTTTCAGGGATAGGTTGATAATACAAATAGTACTTTATGATTCGGACACGACCACCAGTAAGCTTATTTAAACTGGTATGTAACAAATAAAGTAAGCCGTTTAGCCAACCTAATTCCTGGGTTAGTTTGCGAAATTTAGCGAGCATATATCTTCCCAGATGTAAGCGCTGATAAATGGTTAAAAAATATCGTTAAACATTATGTTTTTAAAATAATGTTGGTGCTAACATTCTAGCATTCAGTTTTTTATACCCTATAGCATATAAAAACCATGGAGTTATTGGTAATGGATGTGATTAATGATGTGAAACAAATTCTGGTTAGCCAACTGCAGCTGGGCGATCAGTTATCGGCCGCTAATGAAGCAACGCCGTTGCTGGGTGCGATACCAGAGTTTGACTCAATGGCTGTAGTAACCGTTATCACTGCATTAGAAGAGCAGTTTGGGTTTGTGGTTGATGATGATGAAATCAGTGCTGAGGTGTTTGAGTCTTTAGGCAGTCTGTGTGAATTTGTCCAAGCCAAAGCCTAGTTGACTGCCATGGATAGGCTGCAAATATCACCTCACTTTATTTCAACTCAAACGGGGCACTTATATGCGGTGCATTATGTACCGCCATCAACTGCTTCTACCAAAGGCTATATCATTCATATCCCC
This portion of the Spartinivicinus poritis genome encodes:
- a CDS encoding GNAT family N-acetyltransferase, which translates into the protein MLAKFRKLTQELGWLNGLLYLLHTSLNKLTGGRVRIIKYYLYYQPIPETPLLPPNRGKQIEIKTITANDTDFFDDFPRPLTVIKRRFTEQGQCFAAYLKGNFVGYIWISQVDYPEDEVRCLFAPRPAEQTAWDYDVYITPTARLGFTFPKLWQTVNEYLAQQGVKWTLCRISAFNTGSLASHQRLGATRMGAATFICVGSWQLMLASHAPYIHLSITQKHTPQLLLPIKSTASTVEPVQPS
- a CDS encoding acyl carrier protein → MELLVMDVINDVKQILVSQLQLGDQLSAANEATPLLGAIPEFDSMAVVTVITALEEQFGFVVDDDEISAEVFESLGSLCEFVQAKA